One window of the Benincasa hispida cultivar B227 chromosome 3, ASM972705v1, whole genome shotgun sequence genome contains the following:
- the LOC120073449 gene encoding uncharacterized protein LOC120073449 produces MKGVLRFGKKGKLNPWFNGPFEILEQIGPVAYLLVLPPSLSAVHNDFHVSMLRMYVADSSHVVNYEPLHLNEKLSYEEKLIQILSKEVKVLHNKEIALVKVLWQNHQFEEATWEREDDVRAYYPELFQD; encoded by the coding sequence ATGAAGGGAGTGTTGAGATTTGGCAAGAAGGGTAAGTTGAACCCTTGGTTCAACGGGCCATTTGAGATCCTGGAACAGATTGGTCCTGTAGCTTACTTACTGGTCTTGCCCCCATCTCTTTCTGCAGTTCACAATGATTttcatgtttccatgttgagGATGTATGTAGCAGACTCATCTCATGTTGTGAATTATGAGCCTTTGCATTTGAATGAGAAACTGAGCTATGAAGAAAAGCTCATTCAAATCCTGTCCAAGGAAGTGAAAGTTTTGCACAACAAGGAGATAGCATTGGTAAAGGTCCTTTGGCAGAATCATCAGTTCGAGGAAGCAACGTGGGAGCGCGAGGACGACGTGAGGGCATATTATCCTGAGCTTTTTCAGGACTAG
- the LOC120074352 gene encoding homeobox protein knotted-1-like LET6 translates to MDGPSGSSSGGMMNFGDQNNNNNNNNNGLCSTMMMMMPLISSSQQGGNGSCTPFLSLPPNYNNNNNTSNNSICNYFMDSNNNNNNESSNGGNSCCEVKAKIMAHPHYHRLLAAYVNCRKVGAPPEVVAGLEEACASAARMSGNSSGCIGEDPALDQFMEAYCEMLIKYEQELSKPFRDAMLFLQRIDSQFKALSISSSYPPACGEAFDRNGSSEEEVDINGNSIDPQAEDRELKGQLLRKYSGYLGSLKQEFMKKRKKGKLPKEARQQLLDWWSRHYKWPYPSESQKLALAQSTGLDQKQINNWFINQRKRHWKPSEDMQFVVMDAAHPQYYMDTVLGNPFPLDISPTLL, encoded by the exons atggaTGGTCCAAGTGGAAGTTCTTCTGGAGGTATGATGAATTTTGGTgatcaaaataacaataataataataataataatgggtTATGTTCgacgatgatgatgatgatgccattAATTTCCTCTTCTCAACAAGGTGGAAATGGGTCATGTACTCCATTTCTTTCTCTTCCTCCTAAttacaacaacaataataatacttCTAATAATTCTATTTGTAATTACTTCATGGAttcaaacaacaacaacaacaacgaGAGTAGTAATGGAGGCAATTCTTGTTGTGAAGTGAAGGCTAAAATCATGGCTCATCCTCATTACCACCGTCTCCTGGCTGCCTATGTCAATTGTCGAAAg GTGGGGGCGCCGCCGGAAGTGGTGGCTGGGCTTGAAGAAGCGTGTGCAAGTGCAGCAAGAATGAGTGGTAATAGTAGTGGGTGTATTGGGGAAGATCCAGCCCTTGATCAGTTCATGGAAGCTTATTGTGAGATGCTTATTAAATATGAACAAGAACTCTCTAAACCATTTAGGGATGCCATGCTTTTTCTTCAACGAATTGACTCCCAATTCAAAGCGCTATCTATCTCCTCCTCTTACCCCcctg CTTGTGGCGAGGCATTTGATAGGAACGGATCATCCGAAGAGGAAGTTGATATCAATGGGAACTCGATCGATCCCCAGGCGGAAGACCGTGAACTGAAAGGTCAACTCTTGCGCAAATACAGCGGATACTTAGGCAGTCTGAAGCAAGAATTCatgaagaaaaggaagaaagggAAGCTACCTAAGGAAGCCAGACAACAACTCCTGGATTGGTGGAGCAGACATTACAAATGGCCTTATCCATCT GAATCCCAGAAGCTAGCTTTAGCTCAATCAACTGGGTTAGATCAAAAGCAAATCAATAACTGGTTCATCAATCAAAGAAAAAGACACTGGAAACCATCAGAAGATATGCAATTTGTGGTGATGGATGCTGCTCATCCACAGTATTACATGGACACTGTCTTAGGGAATCCTTTTCCCTTGGATATCTCTCCTACTCtactctaa